The genomic region ATCATTTCTTACAGTAAACTCCAAGTAAGGATCTGTCAACTTGCTTGTCACTACACACAGTAGAGTAATTATGGTAGTGTACATAAAACTGTTAAGGTAAATGCAACCAATGTTAGATTAAAAATAACAACTTCCAGTTTTTGCTCTTATTCTCATTTAAGACACAATTAGTCCACCCTGTCTTGAATAAACCACTGTAACTTGTATTCTTAGTATTGTATTGGGATATTTCCCAGCTGGTTGAGCCAATTTTTTGCTTAATAGGACTGATAGGTTAGCTTTAACTTCTTTATTGACACAACATCTATGTTCCTGAAggtgagagaagtgtagaggagagaattTAAGGAAATCTTACATTAATATTTAGGGAATTTTGAGCCAGGTGAAAATTGTTTTGGGAGAGACCTTAATACTAAGTGAGAGATGCTGTTGTGGAAGGTTAGCAGGAATGTCTTTAAAAATGGAGACTGGTCTTTAGaagatatattattttaaaaCATGAAGATCCTTATTTTTAGTAAGGTTATTAAATTATGTGGACTTTTTCCTTTACCTTTTTCAGTGGCAATGGTTGGGCAACACACTGAATCCATATTATGAAGGTACACCACTAGACCAGTGCATAACTGAGGATCGCTTCATCTATCTCACATTAAAGAAATGGTCATTTGGCAGAGACAACACTGGAGATATTATGGTATGGGATAACTTGTGCAGTATTGTGAAGGACGCACAGTGTCTTGGACCAATCCATTTGGTGACTGCAGATGGGAGCTTTGATTGTCAGGCTAATCCATCTGAGCAGGAGAAGATGACTCATTCCTTACATTTGTGTGAGATTGTTGCAGCAATGCATTTATTGGCTCCTGGAGGATCATTGGTAGTTAAGAAATTTACTCTTTTTGAAAGTGACACAGTAGCACTTTTGTATTTGTTATGTTGTGTTTTTGAACATGTTCACCTGTATAAACCTGGGACTAGTAAGCAGGGCAACTCTGAGGTTTATGCCATTGCCTTAAATTATTGTGGCAAGGACAAATGTAGTGAACACCTAAATAAATTGTCCGAAGTTTATGGTCCAAATGTTCATCCAAAATCAATGTTTGCACTAGATGACATACCTAAGGAATTTATACATCAAATGAGAGTGTGTGCTGACATGTTTATGCAGCATCAGATCACTACAATAAAGCGTAACATAGCTTTATTTCCAAATATGCCAGAGAAGGACAAACAATATAATGAATTACTCAAAGTCAAAGCAACCACTTTGTTTTTTGAACGAAATTACTGTGTGCCAATACCAATggataaaacaattacagacggTAATGTCAACAAATCTCGACACCTTTTAGaaagtgactggaacaaaacTGGGAGTGCAATGCTTATGAGAAATAATTGTGTAAGGTCTAAACTGGAAATACTTCATCTGTTTTTAAATAGCTGTATAAACGATTACTCATGTGTAAGATCCGATAATGATTTAAAAGGAATTAGAACTGTACAAGCTTCTGCAAGTTTTGTATCACCACTCCTGGAGAAGATAGAGTTTGAAAAAATACGAGGAAAACCTTTTCATTTTATTGATTCTTCAAAATTTTGTTCAGTGAGAGTAATCAGGATATATGGGGAACTTCATCGTATCTGCCTGAAATCGAGTAGTAGTGGCATGATCAAATGTGATGAAAGCTTGTTGGACTCAGTCCTCTGTCAGCATCCTGGTTCCCAAGTGTTAAGGGGTGAGGTACTGACTGGTCCACATTCAGGTGTATTGGCACTGGAGCAAGCTTTAGTCTTGTTAGAGAAGGGAGAAGTTTGTGCAGGTGGGTCAGTAGTGTTGATTAATGCTCCTCTTCTCTCTAGGCTCCAGTATGGCTTGCTCTTCGTCTTAGCATCTGCATtcaaacaagtgaaaatttacaCTAGCCCAGAAGTTGGGAAACAGTTGCCAGTACTTGTGCTGGAGGGCTTACAGTCATTAAGCCTAGGGGAGGCTGTAGTACATGCACTTCACCATGCTGGCTGGAGCCCTGATGGAGGGTCAGGAGGAGTGCAGGGCTTCCTACAAATAGTTACT from Cherax quadricarinatus isolate ZL_2023a chromosome 56, ASM3850222v1, whole genome shotgun sequence harbors:
- the aft gene encoding cap-specific mRNA (nucleoside-2'-O-)-methyltransferase 2 isoform X3, producing MEVEESLSEKVEGEDGFSFHPQREKRSTRPELTPPKFFRHQRKRQHQDNKRSRGFLAQDGNKFPLLDFIDHIQAQVAVEEHFSKHFTFKKMSEMGGNDAWKLPAAETMYTQSTWQDEELQAMKVTLNKTKEQLSDKDIEVWHSHTNNTNPTQKVSYAIRCRAQPEMVTQAWLKFYEIVNKYPTVPVDVETKESENSFDAGDQGQSAHSDEGSTHFNSVHLCEAPGAFILALNHYLALNRSTLKWQWLGNTLNPYYEGTPLDQCITEDRFIYLTLKKWSFGRDNTGDIMVWDNLCSIVKDAQCLGPIHLVTADGSFDCQANPSEQEKMTHSLHLCEIVAAMHLLAPGGSLVVKKFTLFESDTVALLYLLCCVFEHVHLYKPGTSKQGNSEVYAIALNYCGKDKCSEHLNKLSEVYGPNVHPKSMFALDDIPKEFIHQMRVCADMFMQHQITTIKRNIALFPNMPEKDKQYNELLKVKATTLFFERNYCVPIPMDKTITDGNVNKSRHLLESDWNKTGSAMLMRNNCVRSKLEILHLFLNSCINDYSCVRSDNDLKGIRTVQASASFVSPLLEKIEFEKIRGKPFHFIDSSKFCSVRVIRIYGELHRICLKSSSSGMIKCDESLLDSVLCQHPGSQVLRGEVLTGPHSGVLALEQALVLLEKGEVCAGGSVVLINAPLLSRLQYGLLFVLASAFKQVKIYTSPEVGKQLPVLVLEGLQSLSLGEAVVHALHHAGWSPDGGSGGVQGFLQIVTLQSLMQYEPLQAIFHYNIHHSIHHALAFYKVAMMHLNQ
- the aft gene encoding cap-specific mRNA (nucleoside-2'-O-)-methyltransferase 2 isoform X2, with the translated sequence MATPPQLCDLNVKVETEDASKPRCLLDMTREKRSTRPELTPPKFFRHQRKRQHQDNKRSRGFLAQDGNKFPLLDFIDHIQAQVAVEEHFSKHFTFKKMSEMGGNDAWKLPAAETMYTQSTWQDEELQAMKVTLNKTKEQLSDKDIEVWHSHTNNTNPTQKVSYAIRCRAQPEMVTQAWLKFYEIVNKYPTVPVDVETKESENSFDAGDQGQSAHSDEGSTHFNSVHLCEAPGAFILALNHYLALNRSTLKWQWLGNTLNPYYEGTPLDQCITEDRFIYLTLKKWSFGRDNTGDIMVWDNLCSIVKDAQCLGPIHLVTADGSFDCQANPSEQEKMTHSLHLCEIVAAMHLLAPGGSLVVKKFTLFESDTVALLYLLCCVFEHVHLYKPGTSKQGNSEVYAIALNYCGKDKCSEHLNKLSEVYGPNVHPKSMFALDDIPKEFIHQMRVCADMFMQHQITTIKRNIALFPNMPEKDKQYNELLKVKATTLFFERNYCVPIPMDKTITDGNVNKSRHLLESDWNKTGSAMLMRNNCVRSKLEILHLFLNSCINDYSCVRSDNDLKGIRTVQASASFVSPLLEKIEFEKIRGKPFHFIDSSKFCSVRVIRIYGELHRICLKSSSSGMIKCDESLLDSVLCQHPGSQVLRGEVLTGPHSGVLALEQALVLLEKGEVCAGGSVVLINAPLLSRLQYGLLFVLASAFKQVKIYTSPEVGKQLPVLVLEGLQSLSLGEAVVHALHHAGWSPDGGSGGVQGFLQIVTLQSLMQYEPLQAIFHYNIHHSIHHALAFYKVAMMHLNQ
- the aft gene encoding cap-specific mRNA (nucleoside-2'-O-)-methyltransferase 2 isoform X1, with translation MATPPQLCDLNVKVETEDASKPRCLLDMTIMKDPQVGELEFVRLELMPEALTAAIDSLTKREKRSTRPELTPPKFFRHQRKRQHQDNKRSRGFLAQDGNKFPLLDFIDHIQAQVAVEEHFSKHFTFKKMSEMGGNDAWKLPAAETMYTQSTWQDEELQAMKVTLNKTKEQLSDKDIEVWHSHTNNTNPTQKVSYAIRCRAQPEMVTQAWLKFYEIVNKYPTVPVDVETKESENSFDAGDQGQSAHSDEGSTHFNSVHLCEAPGAFILALNHYLALNRSTLKWQWLGNTLNPYYEGTPLDQCITEDRFIYLTLKKWSFGRDNTGDIMVWDNLCSIVKDAQCLGPIHLVTADGSFDCQANPSEQEKMTHSLHLCEIVAAMHLLAPGGSLVVKKFTLFESDTVALLYLLCCVFEHVHLYKPGTSKQGNSEVYAIALNYCGKDKCSEHLNKLSEVYGPNVHPKSMFALDDIPKEFIHQMRVCADMFMQHQITTIKRNIALFPNMPEKDKQYNELLKVKATTLFFERNYCVPIPMDKTITDGNVNKSRHLLESDWNKTGSAMLMRNNCVRSKLEILHLFLNSCINDYSCVRSDNDLKGIRTVQASASFVSPLLEKIEFEKIRGKPFHFIDSSKFCSVRVIRIYGELHRICLKSSSSGMIKCDESLLDSVLCQHPGSQVLRGEVLTGPHSGVLALEQALVLLEKGEVCAGGSVVLINAPLLSRLQYGLLFVLASAFKQVKIYTSPEVGKQLPVLVLEGLQSLSLGEAVVHALHHAGWSPDGGSGGVQGFLQIVTLQSLMQYEPLQAIFHYNIHHSIHHALAFYKVAMMHLNQ